Proteins encoded by one window of Melanotaenia boesemani isolate fMelBoe1 chromosome 10, fMelBoe1.pri, whole genome shotgun sequence:
- the snupn gene encoding snurportin-1 produces the protein MDDLAQALSASFAVSKELNSTAAPHPRLAQYKSKYSVLEQSERRRRFLDLQKTKRLNYVNHARRLADGDWTGGDSDGEEDMEKQEEGEQGQDGNTEEEGMEIEKRKLPKHYANQLMLSEWLVDVPSELDTDWLMVVCPVGKRSLIVASKGSTAAYTKSGYCVNRFPSLLPGGNRHNSAMGKDYTILDCIYSEVDRTYYILDVMCWRGHPVYDCPTEFRFFWLQSKVQETEGLSEIAKRNPFRFVSLQSANCTAESIQKALTAEYSFSVDGLLFYHQQTHYTPGSTPLVGWLRPYMVTDILGIEVPPGPLTTKPDYASHQLQQILEHKKPSSEIRPANRSGGYELEYLSTPSQDSGDTLNFLNQKPIREAHMEI, from the exons ATGGATGACCTGGCCCAAGCCCTCTCAGCCAGCTTTGCTGTGTCCAAGGAGCTCAACAGTACAGCCGCCCCCCACCCTCGGCTGGCTCAGTACAAGAGCAAGTACAGTGTGCTGGAGCAGAGTGAGCGGCGCCGGAGATTTCTGGACCTGCAGAAAAC TAAAAGGTTAAACTATGTCAACCATGCACGGCGCCTGGCTGATGGGGACTGGACAGGGGGAGACAGCGATGGAGAGGAGGACATGGAAAAGCAGGAGGAAGGGGAACAGGGACAAGATGGCAACACAGAAGAGGAGGGGATGGAAATTGAGAAGAGGAAGCTGCCAAAGCATTATGCAAACCAG CTCATGCTGTCAGAGTGGCTGGTGGATGTACCATCAGAACTGGACACTGACTGGCTGATGGTGGTCTGTCCTGTGGGGAAAAGATCCCTAATTGTTGCCTCCAAG GGTTCCACTGCAGCGTACACTAAAAGTGGCTATTGTGTGAACCGTTTCCCCTCCCTGCTTCCCGGTGGGAATAGACACAACTCTGCAATGGGAAAAG ACTACACAATCTTGGACTGCATTTACAGCGAGGTGGACAGAACATACTACATCCTGGATGTCATGTGTTGGAGAGGTCACCCAGTTTACGACTGCCCG ACAGAGTTTCGTTTCTTCTGGCTTCAGTCTAAGGTTCAGGAGACGGAGGGCCTCTCAGAGATTGCCAAACGAAACCCT TTCCGGTTTGTGAGTCTTCAGAGCGCAAACTGCACAGCAGAGTCCATTCAGAAAGCTTTGACAGCAGAGTACAGCTTCAGT GTGGATGGGCTCCTCTTCTACCACCAGCAGACCCACTACACCCCCGGCAGCACCCCTCTGGTAGGCTGGCTTCGCCCTTACATGGTCACAGACATCCTGGGCATAGAGGTTCCTCCAGGACCCCTCACCACTAAGCCGGACTATGCCAGCCACCAGCTGCAGCAGATCCTGGAACACAAGAAACCATCGAGTGAAATCCGACCGGCTAACAGAAGTGGAGGCTACGAGTTGGAGTACCTATCCACGCCAAGCCAGGACAGCGGGGATactttgaactttttaaatcaGAAGCCAATAAGGGAAGCACACATGGAAATCTGA